The DNA segment TTCCTATTGTCCAACGACTTATTGAAAGAATACCCCAGTGCCACAGGTAAAGCGAATAAGAGATCAAACCTACATAGACGACTTTAGGATTCGTAAAAAATGTATATGCTACTGTTCCTTTCGTCATAGAAGCAATAAGCACTGCCGAAAGACCAACTACTGCAACTGTCGATTCTGTTGCCCAAGACATCGGCAAAAACATTATCCCGACTATTAATGCCAGGACGAGAAGGGGTGGGACCTTCTCAAGGAATTCTCCTGTAGATTTTCTCTTTTGTAATTCAATAAATAATAAACAACCTAATGCCATTTCCCAGAACCTTGTTGGCATTGAAAAATATGCTGTTGATTGGTTGATTTGATAGAGGTAAAGAAACCCAATTAATGAGGTAATTGTTAATGCCCCAACGGTAAGAAACAAATTGCGAGCACCATTTTTAGTTTGACGTCCAAACCCAGAAAACCAAATCAGAAAAGGAAAAAGGATATAAAACTGTTCTTCAACCCCCAGAGACCAAGTGTGTGTGAAAATATTCAGTTCTATTGATTGTGCGAAGTAATCTGTTGATTGTTTTAGTAGGTATAAATTTGATAATCCAAATAACGATGTAAGACCTGTTAGTAGAGAAGATCTTGGCACTGGATTAAATAAGCAGATAAAAATACTTGTGATGAATACAAAAACCGATAGTGCTGGTACTAATCGCTTTATCCTTCTTTCGTAAAAGCCGCTAATAAAATCACGGAAGTTTTTACTTGGTCTTTGATAAAGCGATGAAGTAATAACAAATCCTGATATGACAAAAAAGATATCAACGCCTAGGTATCCGCCCGGAAGAATTTCTTTGTTGAAGTGGTTGATGATTACAGTTATAACTGCAAATGCTCTTAGACCATCAATCTCTGAACGGTAGCGATTTTTTATATATGATTTATTGTCCTTGATTTTGACTGACATCAAAACTTACTAACCAATAGTTATAAGTTTATTGGATTTTATATCCTTTTTCAAAAGGGTGCTGTAATACTTTTCAAGTTTAAGTATCTCCCCTTTTATCTATTCCCATTCTACTTTTTTAGGTTTTTATGGAATGATTTCTTCAAATGTTATTAATACTCTTGAATCGACTATTCAGAAAGATACTTATGTAGTGAGACGAATATATTGGCTTTGTATCCCTATCAGATTTTGATGAGCCGAGTGAAGTTGAAATAAAAACTTACAAAAGGGACGGAAATTTATTTTTAAAAACGTATCAGTATGGAAAAGATTATTTTCTATATAAAAAGACAATAATGCATTTATTGTTTTAACAAAGATATCTGTTTATCCAAATGTTTTAATAACGATAATATGTAAAAATAAAAAAACTTTTTATGAGAACTATTTATCTACTTTGCCAACTTTCGCAAAAGAATCTGCAAAATTCTTAGTTGGTTAGTGCATTATTTCTCGATAATTTATTCATTAACTTTAAAAAAGGGCAAAGACACAGCAGTTTAAGTTTTACGCGAGTTTTATGCGTAAAAACTTTTACCCAAATCGTATTTATAGATGCAATTATTTCTAAAGGTCTTATATAGATGTAATTAAGGTAAGCTAACAACTTTTTATAATTTACCGTCAAAATGTGCAAATTAATAAAATTGCAAGTAATAATACTCTATTAATTTCAAGTTAACAGGAGGATAATATAGACATAGATCTAGGAGGTCTTATGAAATTATTCAATCAATTTAACATCCTTCCAAGATACTTAACTGCGTTTAACTATGCAGGATTAAATCTTAACGAAACCCCAAAAGAACTTGATAAATGTACTCCTGAGTTTCAAAATTTTTGGGATAAAGAATGTAGAGAACATCCAACTAATCAAAATTGTTTAATTTACTGTGACTGAGTTATTAATTTTTAGTCTTAGTTAAATAAACTCTTCCTAAAAAGAGACTTCAATAATTTTAATCAACAAAAAACTTTTCTTTGAAGAAGGAATTGCTCACTCTTGATTCAATCAAGATACTTCCAACTATGTTTTTCTACTCTTTACCTTGGAATAAATTGATTTTGATATTGAAGGTCACAACTGTTCCAATACTTATAAGTAATAATCCAATCGCAATTTGAGGTGAAGGTAAAATCATATAAAGATTTAATTTCCAATATTTTATCGAACTTAGTTAATTATCGATAAAAGATTGTTTAATTTGAACCAAAAATGACCTATTTAAAATATGATTTTGATATTTATTACGCAGTAGGAAATACGAATTCTTAAAGACAAGAAAGTAAAACTGCTGTAATTATCCATAAAAGGAACTATCAAGTTGGACTTTGATTCAGGCAAGTACGGCAATCATTGATATTAAAAACCAATTTTCAAATATTTATTTATTTTGGAAAAAGAGATAGTTAATAACTATGAGATTTAAGTTAAATATTTTTTATTTTATTAGTAACAACAAAAACCCTTTAAAAAATGATTTCTGACTAATAAACCACATGATTTGCAAGAATTGTTTTTTTTAATAGTATTCACAATGGGCAATTAAGATATGTGACAAGTAAGTAACATTACTCATCCTCTTCCACGAAAAAGAAATATATGTAATAAATTATGCGAGTGTGTAGGAGAGATTTATCTAAAAAAAGTGGAAACAAGGAAACACTCAATTTAGATAAATCAATAAAGACCTCTATTTTTAGAGGTCTTTTTTTTTCTCATCTAGCGTGAATCAATACACAGGTTCAAGTAAATACACATTTGTTTTCCTGGTGAACATTTTGCAAATCATAATATATAAATTCTTTCGAGTGATTTTACAAATATTTTTATAATCTTATTATTGCCTACGAACTAACTATGGATGAAGTTATTAAATTAAGTAGGTCTACTGTTGAAAAATATCTTAATTGCCCTAGATGTTGCGTTCTTGATAAAAAGCATAAAATAAAACCTCCATCTTTACCCTTTACTCTAAATATTGCGGTAGATAATTTATGTAAAAATGAGTTTGATTATTACCGCGATTTGCAGGAACCTCATCCTTTATTTCTTAAGCATAATATTGAAGCTGTTCCTTTTAAACATGAAGATATAGATATTTGGAGAAGTAACTTTAAAGGGATAAGATACAAATCCTTTGAGCATCAGTATGATTTCGGTGGTGCTGTTGATGATGTTTGGCAAAAAAAGAATGGAGAGCTTATTATCGTTGATGTAAAAGCAACGTCACGAAATAATTTTGATTGGTTAGAAACTTTTAATAAATATGATTATGCAAAAGCATATAAAAGACAATTAGAAATGTATCAGTGGTTATTTAGAAAAAATGGTTTCAAAGTTGCAGATGAAGCCTATCTTCTTTATTTCAATGGAAAAAAGAATGAAAAGTTTTTTAATAATCAGTTAAAATTTGATGTCCATTTTATAAAGTTAGATTGTTCCTCATTATGGGTAGAAAGCAAAGTTATTCAAACAGTAAAGCTACTTAGGTCTAATGATTTTCCTCTGCCTTCTCTAAATTGTGAATATTGTAATTATTTAAAAAAGCGTTGGCAATTGTCAAAAATTAATTAATGATATTGTACAAATAATATTATTTGATATTTCTGGAAAATTTTTCAAATAAAGATAATCTTTAAGTAGAGAATAAATTAAAAATTTTGGTTAAACCGAATAGTTCTAATAATAAAATTAGCAACCATTTACAACAAGATATTGTAAAAATTGGAGGCAAAACGATATTTATCAATCCATTTTTATATTGGAGAAGGTTTGATGAAAATACTAATAGATGGTTGCGAGAACCAGGGCAAATGTCAGAAGAGCAAATTCAGCCAAATAGAAATCGGTTTTATCCCGAAATTGACTGGGCTGATTTAAGTCAAGATCAAAAGCTTATCAAAGATGCAAGTATAGAAATGTTTCTTAAGACTCTTGAACTTATAAGTACTTTTCATCCTCAGCTTAATTCCGGACAATTATTAGAAGTTGAGAGGAAAATGGCAATTACAAAAAAGCTACCTTTTGAAAGGTGGGTAAAAAAGTCTTTTGCGAAAAAAGCTAGAGCTGAAGAAAGCGAAAAAAGAAAATTTCAAAGAGATAGATTTATCAGAAGTTGGAAGGAATGGTTAATCCTTGAAAATACTCAACAAGCTCTTCTTCCTATAATTGTAATTATATTTATTTCAGCATTTATTGGCTGGGCGTCTGGTGTTTCAAAGAATAGTTGCAATCCTTATTTTGAACCAAATCTTGATCAGTCAATTTGAAATAATTGATTAAATAGTATTGTCATTCAGACATTAATATTATTTTGATGATTTGTAATTTATTATTTAGGATGATATAAAATGAATTTAGTTTTCATATTAATTTATAAAAATGTTTATGGATAATAAAGATAAAGAACAAGATATATCAAATTCGGAATTGAATAAAGAAAACCGACAAAACGATTATAAGTTTTTAGTTCATAAACTTAAAAGTATTAAGGCAATTATCAATATGTTAGAAAAACATTTTTTAGAGAAAGAGATTTAAATTTTTGGAAAAAAGAAAGTTGAATAATAAGTTTCCTTCATTCAATAGACAGCCTTTAGTTTTCTATTTAATTACTAGTTTATCGTTTATTTTAATATTAATTAGATTAATTTTTTTACAATTATTAAATCATGAGACTTATAAAAAAATGTCTGATGAAAATAGAATTAGGCTAATTGCAACCCAACCAATTAGAGGACGGATAATTGATAAAAATGGATTCATTTTGGCAGATAGCAGGTTAATCTATTCTTTAATAATTAAGCCTCAATACGTTAATGAGAGATTATGGCAGAAATATAAATCAAATATTTCTAAATTATTAAATATTTCATCTGATGCTCTTCAAAAAAAATATTCTGATGGTTTAGAAAATAATCAATTTTCAATAACTCTATTAGATGATTTGAAAGTTGAGCAAGTTATCAAATTTCAAGAAAATGAGAAGATGCTTAATGGTTTAGAAATTTCATCAAAAATAATTAGAAATTATCCATATAAAAATGTTGCTTCTCATGTGATTGGCTATACGCAACCCATAACAGATTCAGAATTTAATATTTTGTCTAAAAAGGGTTACAAATTAAATGATTTAATAGGAAGAACTGGAATTGAGTTTGTATTTGAAGATCATATAAGAGGGGAATGGGGTGGAGAAATGATTGAAGTAAATTCCTCGGGTACATTTACAAAATCTTTAGGGACTAAACCATCAAAACAAGGAAAAGATATTGAATTAACAATTGATTTGAATTTGCAATTAATTGCTGAGGACATGCTTAAAGATAAAAAGGGAGGAGCCATAATAGTTATGGATCCGAGAGATGGTGCAATAATAGTAATGGCTAGCAAACCGAGTTTTGACCTGAATTTCTTTTCAAAAGATTTTAAGCCTCAAAAAGAATATGATGCATTATTTAATTCTCCTGCTAAACCATTATTTAATAGAGCTTTAAACGCATACGACCCAGGTAGTGTTTGGAAAATTGTTACGGCAATCGCTGGTTTAGAAAGTGGAAAGTTCCCTCCTGAAACTTTTTTAGAAACTAAACCTTGTATTACTTATGGAAGTCAGTGTTTTAGAGAACATAATGACTTAGGGTTCGGAACTATAGGATATGAAGATGCTTTACGCGTTTCTAGTAATACTTTTTTTTATCAGATTGGCTATGGCGTAGGGGTAGATGAAATTTATAATGCTTCAAAGAAGCTTGGCTTTGCTTCATTATCTGGAATTGAAATTTCTGAACAAGAAAATATAGGTTTAGTAGCTAGTAGTCAATGGGCTAAAGAAGGAAGAGGATGGGGAGAACCCGGGAGAACCCCTTGGGTTCCAGAGGATATAGCGAGTATGTCTATTGGTCAATTTGTTGTGCAAGTGACACCTATTCAAATAGCTCGTGCATATGCTGCAATTGCAAATGGAGGTTATTTAGTAACCCCTTATTTAGTAAAAAAAGAGGGGCAACCTCTTTCATATCAAAGGCCTATAAAGATTGATATTGATCCAAACAATATTCAAATAGTAAAAAATGGTTTAAGAAAAGTAGTTGAGTCCGGAACAGGAGTTGCTATAAATTATGGAGTCTCTAATTTGCCACCAGTTTCTGGCAAAACCGGTACTGCGGAAGATGGAGAAGGAGGTCCCGATCATGCATGGTTTGTTTGCTTTACTCCTTCAGAAAACAGTGAGTTATTAATAGTTGCTTTTGCACAAAATACTCCTGGAGGAGGTTCTGTTCATGCACTACCTATGGCTAGAGAAATTTTAAAAGTTTGGAATAACAAGAAATAGATATGCAACATCAGAGTTTTTATATAAATTAATTTATAGTTTTAATTTTTTCATTTGTGTTAATCGTTTAATTATATCCTCAACGGTATTTATATCCACTGGTTTACTAAATGATGATAAAAGCTGTCTTCCTAGTACTTGACTTCCTAAGTGGACTAGTTGAATTCGTAATGTTGTTAGCAATTCTAATCCAACTCCACCCGAAAAGGTTGCTATGGCAATTGGTTGACCATTAAATAAATTTCTAAAATCATCTCCTGAGACTGATAGCCATGCAATCAAATTAGATAATATTGGAGGTATTGAACCGTTGTATTCAGGTGCACATATAATCCATTTTTCAATGGTAAAAAGCTTCTCTTTTATTTCTATTATTTCAACTGGGATGTCTTCTTTAGAATGAAATCTTGGATTGAATAATGGAATATCAAAAGTTGTGAGATCTAAAATCTCAGAATTTATTTTAAGTTCATTACTCTTTTCTTGAAATTTTTGGGCAAGTTCTAGATTTTTTCCACAACTAGCTGAAATTATTATTAGATCTTTGGAAGTAGTCATTAGTAAAAATAATTTAGTTTAATAGTTAGCTCCACTCTTCCGGTGATGAACAGCGGTTAGGCAATCTGATTTTAAAATATTCCCATGTAACACCTCAGCATATATTACCCAATGATCACCGCATTCCATTCTTTCTTTGATAGAAGCCTCTAACCATGCTAAAGAATCTGGAATAATTATTTGATTATTTGGTGTTAATTCGATATCTAAGCCTTCAAATCGATCTTCTCCTGGGGAAAAAGGTTTTGTAAATCTTTTTAAAGGTTCCCTGAAATCTTTATCGCTAAGAATATTTAGAGCGAAGGAGTCTCCTATTTGGAGAAGAGACTCTACTGATCTATCTTTTGCTACAGAAATACTTAATCCAGGAGGAGAAAAACTGGCTTGACTAACCCAAGAGGCAAGCATAGCTCCTTTTATATTATTTTCTTTTGTTCCTTTGGAGGCAGTGAGAACGCAAAGTGAACCAAGTACCCTTCCTAAAGCTTGAAATGTTGGATCAGTTTTACTCGATATCATTCCAGTATCAGATTTCCTTATTTTTTGTTTTGCTTTTTTTAAAATTTTTCTTCCAAAATGAGTACCAATTTCCTCAAGCTCTTTAATTTTTGGTTTGTTTGGGCTAAATTTTATTCTTATTGGATCAAAGCTGAATTTAAAGCCACCATCTTTTAATTTTGTTTCAAGTAAATCTATCGCTTCTCCACTCCATCCAAAACTACCGAAAATGCCAACTGGTTTATCTCTATTACCCTCTGATAATAAAGTTCCAAGAGCACTTACTATAGGAGTAGGTGCGTGCCCACCCAATGTAGGGGATCCTATCAGATACCCATCAGCATTTTGTATAGATTGTATAAGTTCATCATTCGATGTGAATTCACAATTAATACTATCAACTTCAACTGCTGTTCTATTTATACCTTTGGCTAAAGCATCACCTATTGAAGCTGTATTACCATATGCACTAGCGTATATTAAGCTAATTTTAGGATTGTTTGTTGAAAGATTTTCTCCCCATCTGATGTAGTCATTCAAAAAGCTTTTTAGGCTATACTCTATTGTTGGACCGTGGAGAGGAGCGATAGTTTTAATTTCTAATTCAGAAATTTTTTCTGCTATCGTAACGATTTGGTTAGACATTGGTGCCATAAGACAATCGTAGAAATGTTTCCTCTCAATTTCTGTACTGATTCGATTTGTCTCTGACCAATCTGTAGTTGCTATGTGAGCAGAAAATATTTTCTCGCTTATAAGTATTTCTTGGTCCGTTTCATAAATTATTAATCCGCCAGGCCATCGTGCAGTTGGAACAGGAATAAGTTCTAGTCCAGTACTTTCTAACTCTAAGTGAAGTTCTTTTTTGATGACATTAAATATGGGTAACTGAACTTCAATGAACTTTGTTGAATTAGGATTTTTTTGATTCCATAGTTCACTTATAAGTTTAAAACCAGGATTTGAACATGTGATGCTTAATTTATTAAATTTGGTACTTATAGCTTTTATGGTTTCAATAATTTTGGGGTTTATATGACCTGTAATGATATGAACTTTGTCTAAATTAAAATTATCAAAAATAGTAGAAATTATTTTAATAATTGTTTTTGAATAGTTTTTTTCAGGTGGATGGATAATGAAAAGTTCGTCATTACTTCTAATTAAAAAAGTATTGAAAGATGTTCCTTTTTCAAGATTAAATTCAAGTTCAAATCTTTCTTTATTGTGATCAAGAAATCTGATACAAGTAATATTATCAGTTATTTCAAATGTTGATAAATTTTTATTTTGTAAAAGTAAACCTTTATTAATTCCTGACATCTTTAACGAATGATTTATTAGTAGTGGTTCGCAACCTTCCTATGATGAACAGCTGTCTTACAGGATAAATCGGATACACTTCCATTCTCAACTATACCGTAAATAATCCAATGATCTGGAGTTTCTAACCGAGAACTTACTTTACAATCTAGAAACGCGAGAGAATCAGAAAGAACAGGACCTCCATTTGCAATGTTGCTAATTACATCAACATCCGCAAATCTATCAGCTCCAGGTGCAAATCTTTTTAAAAAATGTCTAAACATTTTTTGATAGTTATCCTCTCGTAAAATATTCACTACAAAACCCTTCCCAACTTGCATGAAAGATTCAATAGCTCTATCTTTTGCTACCGCAACAGTAATACCAGGCGGGCTGAAACTTGCTTGACTTACCCAGCTTGCCACCATAGCACTTTGTCTAAAAGTTGAGTTCTCTCCTTGACTTGCTGTCACGACATATAAACCACCGCTTAATCTTCCTAAAGCTTTATCCAAATTAGAATCAAGGCTTTTCATTGAGGCAATATTTTTTTTCTTATTGATTAATTGCCCCAAATCAGTTCCAGCTTCTTCAAATTGTTGATAGATAATAGGATCCGGAATATTTCTAACTCTTAGAGGTGAAAAAGCTTCTTTTTGTCCTAGTTCTCTTAATTTATTAGATAATGAATCTATAGGTTCATCATCGCCTCCAAAAGCATCGTAAACAGCTGTAAATTGTTTAGGCTTTAGTGCTGCAAAGAGAGTACCAAGAGATTCCTTTAAATCATTATCAGAATTAACTGGCCAAGTTGGAATTACTACTGCTTTAGATTCAGTAATTAAACCTGTTAATTCTTGAGAATCTGAAGATCTTAAATCGATTAATTGAACCTGAGCATCTGCTTTACTAATGCCGTGAGATATGGCTTGGCTTAGTCGATCACAATAACCATAATCACTTATATAGCAAACAGACACAAATTCATTGCCTTTACTCTTATTAGCGCTCCATTCTAGGTACTTATCTTTCCAAAAATTCACTTGATTATGAAGCAAAGGCCCATGACCAACTGCAATAGTTTTGAGTTCAGGCAACTTATTTATTCTCTTAATAGCTTGCAGAACACTTCTTGCATTTGGTCCCATTAGGCAATCGTAATAAAAACGAAAATCATCATATATTTCTTTTTGATTACTATCAAAAAATTCATCAGAGCAATAATGCAATCCAAAAGCGTCGCATGTATATAAAACATTTGTACCGTGATCGTAGGAGAAAATGGTATCAGGCCAATGTAAATTTGGCGCACTTATAAATTCAATATTATGATTTACTCCACTGGTGGGGTTATCTCCAAGATCTAAATATTGTCCGCTTTTTACTTCTAAACTTTTAAATGGAACATGTATTTGGTCCTCAATAAATTTAAGGGCTAATTTTGAACCGACCACTGTTATGTGAGGATTAAGGCTTAAGAGATTGCCTATTAAACCTGAGTGGTCCGGCTCTGTATGGCTAGTAATTAAATAATCAATTTTTTCAGGATTAACTTCTTTTAGTAATTGCTCAAACCATAGTTTTTTAAATTTAGAGTGGCTTGTATCAATGATTGCTAGTTTTTGACCCTGAATGATAAAACTATTGTATGTAGTTCCATTTCTTAACCCAAATTCAATATCGAACCTACTACGTTCCCAGTCTAAAGATCTGATTGCACTTGAGTCAGCCGCAAAAGTTTTATATTGTACAGATAATTTTTGCTCGACTTTGATCATATCTGAAGTACTTGTTTTCGCAGAAGTTATCATACTATTATTCTTTAGTATTATGACTTTAGTTAAATACAATATAAATCCGTGTGAATCTAAGTGTGGAATTACCGAATTTGTTTTTTGATCACCTTATTATTGATTCTGTTATAAATGAAATCTCAATCTCAAGCCACTCCAATTACAGGTGATGAAATAAGGAAAGCCTTTTTAGATTTTTATGAAAGCAAATCACATCTCATTATCCCCAGTTCTTCTTTGATACCTGATGATCCCACAGTGATGCTAACAATTGCTGGGATGCTCCCTTTTAAACCTGTATTTTTGGGGTTAAGGAATAGACCATCCCCTAGAGCTTCATCAAGTCAAAAGTGTTTAAGGACTAACGACATTGAGAACGTAGGAGTTACAGCAAGACACCACACGTTTTTTGAAATGTTAGGTAATTTTTCTTTTGGAGATTATTTTAAAAAAGAAGCGATTCAGTGGGCTTGGGAATTAATTACCGATATATATCACCTAAAGCCTGAAAATATAATAATAAGTGTTTTTCATGAGGATCATGAATCAGAAAAAATTTGGAGAGATAATATTGGTATTATTCCAGAAAGGATAATTCGTTTAG comes from the Prochlorococcus marinus str. MIT 9515 genome and includes:
- a CDS encoding acyltransferase family protein; translated protein: MSVKIKDNKSYIKNRYRSEIDGLRAFAVITVIINHFNKEILPGGYLGVDIFFVISGFVITSSLYQRPSKNFRDFISGFYERRIKRLVPALSVFVFITSIFICLFNPVPRSSLLTGLTSLFGLSNLYLLKQSTDYFAQSIELNIFTHTWSLGVEEQFYILFPFLIWFSGFGRQTKNGARNLFLTVGALTITSLIGFLYLYQINQSTAYFSMPTRFWEMALGCLLFIELQKRKSTGEFLEKVPPLLVLALIVGIMFLPMSWATESTVAVVGLSAVLIASMTKGTVAYTFFTNPKVVYVGLISYSLYLWHWGILSISRWTIGIHWWSVPFQIALIFGTAIASYRYVETPLRKGNWYGKRWKTIIFGGGMIVTVASVLITLGKPLKGKLFIGNQYNKWNMKNYRETKITHNSTLPTIYLIGDSHTGHYGAVMTHLANKKEFNFIMHPQGDGLKLLNTGMEEHVLAPLREYKNNFKKEDIIIFSAHIDKYRNGRDWTKQYQTFVNQTQNIGMKFFLISPTPTFTKLKGGYTCQEEWFRPSWAISPLCFGELKKSEWFASNKISIGKIKQFLLKNKKISYVDIFSILCPEQYCKNHNNNTIRYRDENHLTSEEAMKLSDTIETFIRSK
- a CDS encoding PD-(D/E)XK nuclease family protein yields the protein MDEVIKLSRSTVEKYLNCPRCCVLDKKHKIKPPSLPFTLNIAVDNLCKNEFDYYRDLQEPHPLFLKHNIEAVPFKHEDIDIWRSNFKGIRYKSFEHQYDFGGAVDDVWQKKNGELIIVDVKATSRNNFDWLETFNKYDYAKAYKRQLEMYQWLFRKNGFKVADEAYLLYFNGKKNEKFFNNQLKFDVHFIKLDCSSLWVESKVIQTVKLLRSNDFPLPSLNCEYCNYLKKRWQLSKIN
- the mrdA gene encoding penicillin-binding protein 2 — protein: MEKRKLNNKFPSFNRQPLVFYLITSLSFILILIRLIFLQLLNHETYKKMSDENRIRLIATQPIRGRIIDKNGFILADSRLIYSLIIKPQYVNERLWQKYKSNISKLLNISSDALQKKYSDGLENNQFSITLLDDLKVEQVIKFQENEKMLNGLEISSKIIRNYPYKNVASHVIGYTQPITDSEFNILSKKGYKLNDLIGRTGIEFVFEDHIRGEWGGEMIEVNSSGTFTKSLGTKPSKQGKDIELTIDLNLQLIAEDMLKDKKGGAIIVMDPRDGAIIVMASKPSFDLNFFSKDFKPQKEYDALFNSPAKPLFNRALNAYDPGSVWKIVTAIAGLESGKFPPETFLETKPCITYGSQCFREHNDLGFGTIGYEDALRVSSNTFFYQIGYGVGVDEIYNASKKLGFASLSGIEISEQENIGLVASSQWAKEGRGWGEPGRTPWVPEDIASMSIGQFVVQVTPIQIARAYAAIANGGYLVTPYLVKKEGQPLSYQRPIKIDIDPNNIQIVKNGLRKVVESGTGVAINYGVSNLPPVSGKTGTAEDGEGGPDHAWFVCFTPSENSELLIVAFAQNTPGGGSVHALPMAREILKVWNNKK
- a CDS encoding NAD(P)H-dependent oxidoreductase; translated protein: MTTSKDLIIISASCGKNLELAQKFQEKSNELKINSEILDLTTFDIPLFNPRFHSKEDIPVEIIEIKEKLFTIEKWIICAPEYNGSIPPILSNLIAWLSVSGDDFRNLFNGQPIAIATFSGGVGLELLTTLRIQLVHLGSQVLGRQLLSSFSKPVDINTVEDIIKRLTQMKKLKL
- a CDS encoding diflavin flavoprotein, producing MSGINKGLLLQNKNLSTFEITDNITCIRFLDHNKERFELEFNLEKGTSFNTFLIRSNDELFIIHPPEKNYSKTIIKIISTIFDNFNLDKVHIITGHINPKIIETIKAISTKFNKLSITCSNPGFKLISELWNQKNPNSTKFIEVQLPIFNVIKKELHLELESTGLELIPVPTARWPGGLIIYETDQEILISEKIFSAHIATTDWSETNRISTEIERKHFYDCLMAPMSNQIVTIAEKISELEIKTIAPLHGPTIEYSLKSFLNDYIRWGENLSTNNPKISLIYASAYGNTASIGDALAKGINRTAVEVDSINCEFTSNDELIQSIQNADGYLIGSPTLGGHAPTPIVSALGTLLSEGNRDKPVGIFGSFGWSGEAIDLLETKLKDGGFKFSFDPIRIKFSPNKPKIKELEEIGTHFGRKILKKAKQKIRKSDTGMISSKTDPTFQALGRVLGSLCVLTASKGTKENNIKGAMLASWVSQASFSPPGLSISVAKDRSVESLLQIGDSFALNILSDKDFREPLKRFTKPFSPGEDRFEGLDIELTPNNQIIIPDSLAWLEASIKERMECGDHWVIYAEVLHGNILKSDCLTAVHHRKSGANY
- a CDS encoding diflavin flavoprotein, translating into MITSAKTSTSDMIKVEQKLSVQYKTFAADSSAIRSLDWERSRFDIEFGLRNGTTYNSFIIQGQKLAIIDTSHSKFKKLWFEQLLKEVNPEKIDYLITSHTEPDHSGLIGNLLSLNPHITVVGSKLALKFIEDQIHVPFKSLEVKSGQYLDLGDNPTSGVNHNIEFISAPNLHWPDTIFSYDHGTNVLYTCDAFGLHYCSDEFFDSNQKEIYDDFRFYYDCLMGPNARSVLQAIKRINKLPELKTIAVGHGPLLHNQVNFWKDKYLEWSANKSKGNEFVSVCYISDYGYCDRLSQAISHGISKADAQVQLIDLRSSDSQELTGLITESKAVVIPTWPVNSDNDLKESLGTLFAALKPKQFTAVYDAFGGDDEPIDSLSNKLRELGQKEAFSPLRVRNIPDPIIYQQFEEAGTDLGQLINKKKNIASMKSLDSNLDKALGRLSGGLYVVTASQGENSTFRQSAMVASWVSQASFSPPGITVAVAKDRAIESFMQVGKGFVVNILREDNYQKMFRHFLKRFAPGADRFADVDVISNIANGGPVLSDSLAFLDCKVSSRLETPDHWIIYGIVENGSVSDLSCKTAVHHRKVANHY